A region from the Streptomyces tsukubensis genome encodes:
- the polA gene encoding DNA polymerase I, translated as MAETASKKTPRTPDGTQDGSAGRPRLLLMDGHSLAYRAFFALPAENFTTASGQTTNAVYGFASMLANTLRDEAPTHFAVAFDVSRKTWRSADFPEYKANRSSTPDEFKGQVELIGELLDTMNAVRFAVDGFEADDIIATLATRAEAAGFEVLIVTGDRDSFQLVSEHTTVLYPTKGVSELTRFTPAKVQEKYGLTPAQYPDFAALRGDPSDNLPGIPGVGEKTATKWINQYGSFAELVERADEVKGKVGQSLRDHLEAVKLNRHLTELVRDVELPKAVAELERAPYDRAALQGFLEVLEIRNPSLRERLLAVDPGTAEEEAPAPAAGIELDGSVLATGELAPWLAAHGDRPLGMTTVASWSLGTGSVTEVALAAADGKAAWFDPTRLDEADERAFADWAGDPARPKVLHGAKEALRVFPEHGWPLDGITMDTALAAYLVKPGRRSFALDALSVEYLGRELTPAAADGQLAFGTDEHAEADALMAQARAVLDLGDALGTRLTEVGAADLLHDMELPTSLLLARMERYGIAADRAHLEAMEQLFAGAVQQAVKEAHAAVGHEFNLGSPKQLQEVFFGELNLPKTKKTKTGYTTDADALAWLAGQTDHELPVIMLRHREQARLRSTVEGLIKTVAADGRIHTTFSQTVAATGRLSSTDPNLQNVPVRTDEGRAIRRGFVVGEGFESLMTADYSQIELRVMAHLSQDEGLIRAFTSGEDLHNTVASQVFGVATSEVDAEMRRKIKAMSYGLAYGLSAFGLSQQLNIEAGEARALMDTYFERFGGVRDYLHHVVDEARATGYTATMFGRRRYLPDLTSDNRQRREAAERMALNAPIQGTAADIVKIAMLRVDAALRETGLTSRLLLQVHDEIVLEISPGEREAVEALVRREMSGAAELSAPLDVSVGVGGDWESAAH; from the coding sequence GTGGCTGAGACGGCATCGAAGAAGACCCCCCGGACCCCCGACGGCACCCAGGACGGCAGTGCGGGGCGTCCGCGCCTGCTCCTCATGGACGGGCACTCCCTGGCGTACCGGGCGTTCTTCGCGCTGCCCGCGGAGAACTTCACCACCGCGAGCGGCCAGACGACCAACGCCGTCTACGGTTTCGCGTCGATGCTGGCGAACACGCTGCGCGACGAGGCGCCCACGCACTTCGCCGTCGCGTTCGACGTGTCCCGCAAGACCTGGCGCTCCGCGGACTTCCCGGAGTACAAGGCGAACCGCTCCTCGACCCCCGACGAGTTCAAGGGCCAGGTCGAGCTGATCGGCGAACTCCTCGACACGATGAACGCGGTCCGGTTCGCCGTCGACGGCTTCGAGGCCGACGACATCATCGCCACCCTCGCCACCCGGGCCGAGGCCGCCGGGTTCGAGGTGCTGATCGTCACCGGCGACCGGGACTCCTTCCAGCTGGTCAGCGAGCACACCACCGTGCTCTACCCCACCAAGGGCGTCTCCGAGCTGACCCGCTTCACCCCCGCGAAGGTGCAGGAGAAGTACGGACTGACCCCCGCGCAGTACCCCGACTTCGCCGCGCTGCGCGGCGACCCGTCGGACAACCTCCCCGGTATCCCGGGCGTCGGTGAGAAGACCGCCACCAAGTGGATCAACCAGTACGGCTCCTTCGCCGAGCTGGTCGAGCGGGCCGACGAGGTCAAGGGCAAGGTCGGCCAGTCCCTGCGGGACCATCTGGAGGCCGTCAAGCTCAACCGGCACCTCACCGAGCTGGTCCGGGACGTCGAGCTGCCGAAGGCCGTGGCCGAGCTGGAGCGCGCCCCCTACGACCGTGCGGCGCTCCAGGGCTTCCTCGAAGTCCTGGAGATCCGCAATCCGAGCCTGCGCGAGCGGCTGCTGGCGGTCGACCCGGGTACGGCGGAGGAGGAGGCCCCGGCCCCCGCCGCCGGTATCGAACTGGACGGCTCCGTCCTCGCCACCGGTGAACTGGCCCCCTGGCTCGCCGCCCACGGCGACCGGCCGCTCGGTATGACGACCGTCGCGAGCTGGTCCCTCGGCACCGGCAGCGTCACCGAGGTCGCCCTGGCCGCCGCCGACGGCAAGGCCGCCTGGTTCGACCCCACCCGTCTCGACGAGGCCGACGAACGCGCTTTTGCCGACTGGGCGGGGGACCCCGCCCGCCCCAAGGTGCTGCACGGGGCCAAGGAGGCCCTGCGGGTCTTCCCCGAGCACGGCTGGCCCCTCGACGGCATCACCATGGACACCGCCCTCGCGGCCTATCTGGTCAAGCCCGGGCGCCGCTCCTTCGCCCTCGACGCCCTCTCCGTCGAATATCTGGGACGGGAGCTGACCCCGGCCGCCGCCGACGGCCAGCTCGCCTTCGGCACCGACGAGCACGCCGAGGCCGACGCCCTGATGGCCCAGGCCCGTGCCGTCCTCGACCTCGGCGACGCCCTGGGCACCCGGCTCACCGAGGTGGGTGCCGCCGATCTCCTCCATGACATGGAGCTGCCCACCTCCCTCCTGCTGGCCCGGATGGAGCGGTACGGCATCGCCGCCGACCGCGCCCATCTGGAGGCCATGGAGCAGCTGTTCGCCGGGGCCGTCCAGCAGGCGGTCAAGGAGGCGCACGCCGCCGTGGGCCACGAGTTCAACCTCGGCTCGCCGAAGCAGCTCCAGGAGGTCTTCTTCGGTGAGCTGAACCTGCCCAAGACCAAGAAGACCAAGACCGGTTACACGACCGACGCGGACGCGCTGGCCTGGCTCGCCGGGCAGACCGATCACGAACTGCCCGTGATCATGCTCCGCCACCGGGAGCAGGCCAGGCTCCGCTCCACCGTCGAGGGACTGATCAAGACCGTCGCCGCCGACGGCCGGATCCACACCACCTTCAGCCAGACGGTGGCCGCCACCGGCCGGCTCTCCTCCACCGATCCCAACCTCCAGAACGTGCCGGTGCGGACCGACGAGGGCCGGGCCATCCGCCGCGGCTTCGTCGTCGGTGAGGGCTTCGAGTCCCTGATGACCGCCGACTACAGCCAGATCGAACTGCGCGTGATGGCCCATCTCTCGCAGGACGAGGGCCTCATCCGGGCCTTCACCTCCGGCGAGGACCTCCACAACACCGTGGCCTCCCAGGTCTTCGGCGTCGCCACCTCCGAGGTCGACGCCGAGATGCGCCGCAAGATCAAAGCCATGTCCTACGGCCTGGCGTACGGACTCTCCGCCTTCGGCCTCTCCCAGCAGCTGAACATCGAGGCGGGCGAGGCCCGGGCCCTGATGGACACCTACTTCGAGCGCTTCGGCGGCGTCCGCGACTATCTCCACCATGTCGTGGACGAGGCCCGGGCCACCGGCTACACGGCCACCATGTTCGGCCGCCGCCGCTATCTGCCCGACCTCACCAGCGACAACCGCCAGCGCCGCGAGGCCGCCGAGCGGATGGCGCTGAACGCCCCCATCCAGGGCACCGCCGCGGACATCGTGAAGATCGCCATGCTCCGGGTGGACGCCGCGCTGCGGGAGACCGGACTGACGTCCCGTCTGCTGCTCCAGGTCCACGACGAAATCGTGCTGGAGATCTCCCCCGGCGAGCGCGAGGCCGTGGAGGCCCTGGTGCGCCGGGAGATGTCCGGCGCGGCGGAGCTGAGCGCCCCGCTCGACGTCTCCGTGGGCGTGGGCGGCGACTGGGAGTCCGCGGCGCACTGA
- a CDS encoding FdhF/YdeP family oxidoreductase, with product MVTKPPADDPAQDAPVIGPPGRAAAGLPAVAHTVRVAGEQMGAARSLRTLLKVNQKDGFDCPGCAWPEESGKRHRAEFCENGAKAVAEEATLRRVTPEFFAEHPVTELAGRSGYWLGQQGRITEPMYLAEGADHYTPVSWEQAFAVVAEELAALSSPDEAVFYTSGRTSNEAAFLFQLFVREFGTNNLPDCSNMCHESSGSALTETLGVGKGSVSLEDLHRADLIVVAGQNPGTNHPRMLIALEKAKAAGARIISVNPLPEAGLQRFKNPQNPLSLLRGTPLADLFLQIRIGGDQALFRLLNRLIVETEGAVDEEFVREHTHGFEEFAAAARSADWAETLTATGLDRAEIERALELVLASERTVVCWAMGLTQHKHAVATIREVVNFLLLRGAVGRPGAGVCPVRGHSNVQGDRTMGIFERPAPAFLDALEKEFGFAPPRHHGFDVVRSIRALRDGDAKVFFAMGGNFVAASPDTAVTEAALRRARLTVQVSTKLNRSHVVTGRRALILPTLGRTDRDVQSGGRQFVTVEDSMGMVHASRGNLPPASPSLLSEPAIVARLARAVLGSGSGTPWEEFERDYGAIRDRIARVVPGFEDFNTKVARPGGFTLPHAPRDERRFPTATGRANFTAAPVEYPRVPEGRLLLQTLRSHDQYNTTVYGLDDRYRGVRGGRRVVLVHPEDAGRLGLADGAYVDLVGEWRDGVERRAPGFRVVHYPTARGCAAAYYPETNVLVPLDSTADTSNTPASKSVVVRLEPRDD from the coding sequence ATGGTCACCAAGCCGCCCGCGGACGACCCGGCGCAGGACGCACCCGTGATCGGCCCGCCCGGCCGGGCCGCGGCAGGTCTCCCGGCCGTCGCCCACACGGTGCGGGTCGCCGGGGAGCAGATGGGCGCGGCCCGCTCCCTGCGGACCCTGCTCAAGGTCAATCAGAAGGACGGTTTCGACTGTCCCGGCTGCGCCTGGCCGGAGGAGTCCGGCAAGCGCCACCGCGCGGAGTTCTGCGAGAACGGCGCGAAGGCCGTAGCCGAAGAGGCTACCCTGCGCCGGGTGACGCCGGAGTTCTTCGCGGAGCATCCGGTGACGGAGCTGGCCGGGCGCAGCGGCTACTGGCTGGGGCAGCAGGGCCGGATCACCGAACCGATGTACCTCGCCGAGGGCGCTGATCACTACACGCCGGTGAGCTGGGAGCAGGCCTTCGCCGTCGTCGCGGAGGAGCTGGCCGCGCTCTCCTCCCCCGACGAGGCCGTGTTCTACACCTCGGGGCGGACCAGCAACGAGGCCGCGTTCCTGTTCCAGCTGTTCGTCAGGGAGTTCGGTACGAACAATCTGCCCGACTGCTCGAACATGTGCCACGAGTCGTCGGGTTCGGCGCTGACCGAGACCCTCGGCGTCGGCAAGGGCAGCGTCTCGCTGGAGGATCTCCACCGGGCGGATCTGATCGTGGTCGCCGGGCAGAATCCCGGTACGAACCATCCCCGGATGCTGATCGCGCTGGAGAAGGCGAAGGCGGCGGGCGCGCGGATCATCTCGGTGAACCCGCTGCCGGAGGCGGGTCTCCAGCGGTTCAAGAACCCCCAGAACCCGCTGAGCCTGCTGCGGGGCACCCCGCTGGCCGATCTGTTCCTCCAGATCCGCATCGGCGGCGACCAGGCGCTGTTCCGGCTCCTCAACCGGCTGATCGTCGAGACCGAGGGGGCGGTGGACGAGGAGTTCGTCCGTGAGCACACCCACGGTTTCGAGGAGTTCGCCGCCGCCGCCCGGTCGGCGGACTGGGCCGAGACCCTCACCGCGACCGGTCTGGACCGGGCCGAGATCGAACGGGCGCTGGAGCTGGTGCTGGCGTCGGAGCGGACCGTGGTCTGCTGGGCGATGGGCCTGACCCAGCACAAACATGCCGTGGCCACCATCCGCGAAGTGGTGAACTTCCTGCTGCTGCGGGGTGCGGTGGGCAGGCCGGGCGCCGGGGTGTGTCCGGTGCGGGGGCACTCCAATGTGCAGGGCGACCGGACGATGGGCATCTTCGAACGGCCCGCGCCCGCGTTCCTCGACGCGCTGGAGAAGGAGTTCGGCTTCGCCCCGCCGCGGCACCACGGCTTCGACGTGGTGCGGTCGATCCGGGCGCTGCGGGACGGGGACGCGAAGGTGTTCTTCGCGATGGGCGGCAACTTCGTCGCCGCCTCGCCCGATACGGCGGTGACCGAGGCGGCGCTGCGCCGCGCCCGGCTGACGGTCCAGGTGTCCACCAAGCTCAACCGCTCCCATGTGGTCACCGGCCGGCGGGCGCTGATCCTGCCGACCCTCGGCCGTACGGACCGGGACGTGCAGTCCGGCGGACGACAGTTCGTCACCGTGGAGGACTCGATGGGGATGGTGCACGCCTCGCGGGGCAATCTGCCGCCCGCGAGCCCTTCGCTGCTGTCGGAGCCGGCGATCGTGGCCCGGCTGGCGCGGGCGGTCCTCGGCAGTGGATCGGGGACGCCGTGGGAGGAGTTCGAGCGGGATTACGGCGCGATCCGCGACCGCATCGCGCGGGTGGTCCCCGGTTTCGAGGACTTCAATACGAAGGTGGCCCGCCCGGGTGGTTTCACCCTGCCGCACGCGCCCCGCGACGAGCGCCGCTTCCCGACGGCCACGGGCCGGGCCAATTTCACGGCCGCTCCCGTGGAGTACCCGCGGGTGCCGGAGGGGCGGCTGCTGCTGCAGACCCTGCGCTCCCACGACCAGTACAACACCACGGTGTACGGGCTGGACGACCGCTATCGCGGGGTGCGGGGCGGGCGCCGGGTCGTGCTGGTGCATCCGGAGGACGCCGGCCGGCTGGGGCTTGCGGACGGGGCGTACGTGGATCTGGTGGGCGAGTGGCGGGACGGGGTGGAGCGCCGGGCGCCCGGTTTCCGGGTGGTGCACTATCCGACCGCGCGGGGCTGCGCGGCGGCGTACTACCCGGAGACGAATGTCCTGGTGCCCCTGGACTCGACGGCGGACACCAGTAATACGCCCGCGTCGAAGTCGGTCGTGGTGCGGCTGGAGCCGCGCGACGACTGA
- a CDS encoding PaaI family thioesterase — MGEHHTAQFPQDIVDEYAALGVDLPALFSAGHLGDRMGVRILEASAERVVGTMPVEGNTQPYGLLHGGASAVLAETLGSVGAMLHGRSDRMAVGVDLNCTHHRGVRSGLVTGVATAVHRGRSTATYEIVITDEQEKRVCTARLTCMLRDVVPADADRVPERGRTV; from the coding sequence ATGGGCGAGCACCACACCGCGCAGTTCCCGCAGGACATCGTCGACGAGTACGCGGCGCTGGGGGTGGACCTGCCCGCGCTGTTCTCGGCGGGGCATCTGGGCGACCGGATGGGCGTACGGATCCTGGAGGCCTCGGCGGAGCGGGTCGTGGGCACGATGCCGGTGGAGGGGAACACCCAGCCGTACGGGCTGCTGCACGGCGGGGCGTCCGCGGTGCTGGCGGAGACGCTCGGGTCGGTCGGCGCCATGCTCCACGGCCGCAGCGACCGGATGGCCGTGGGGGTGGACCTCAACTGCACCCACCACCGGGGGGTCCGTTCCGGGCTGGTCACCGGGGTCGCGACGGCCGTCCACCGGGGCAGGTCGACGGCGACGTACGAGATCGTGATCACCGACGAGCAGGAGAAGCGGGTCTGCACGGCCCGGCTGACGTGCATGCTGCGGGACGTCGTCCCCGCGGATGCCGACCGGGTCCCGGAGCGGGGCCGTACCGTCTGA
- a CDS encoding branched-chain amino acid ABC transporter substrate-binding protein, with protein sequence MRNRSLLILTAVVTTGALTLTACGSRDDDKKGSDSGGGKTTVVIGIDAPLTGSLSALGQGIKNSVDLAAKTANKENVVPGVEFKVESYDDQALPASGQQNAIKLVANKDVLGVVGPLNSGVAQSMQGDFAKANLAQISPANTNPALSQGDNWGSGDKKRPFKTYFRTATTDVIQGKFAAQYLFNEAKKKKVFVVDDKQTYGAGLAAIFADEFKKLGGTVVGTDKVTVKETDFSPAADKIKASGADSVFFGGQYPEGGLLADQIKKAGANVPTMGGDALYDPAYIKASGQSNDGDLATSVGYPIEMLPTAKKFIDDYKAGGYKDPYAAYGGYSYDAAWAIIQAVKAVVAENDGKVPSDARAKVTEALSKVSFDGVTGKVSFDEFGDTTNKQLTVYRVEKGEWKSIKNATLQD encoded by the coding sequence GTGCGAAACCGTTCCTTGCTCATACTTACCGCCGTGGTCACGACGGGAGCACTCACCCTCACCGCCTGCGGATCGCGCGATGACGACAAGAAGGGCAGCGACAGCGGCGGTGGCAAGACCACCGTGGTCATCGGCATCGACGCCCCGCTGACCGGCTCGCTCTCCGCGCTCGGCCAGGGCATCAAGAACTCCGTGGACCTCGCGGCCAAGACCGCGAACAAGGAGAACGTGGTCCCGGGCGTCGAGTTCAAGGTCGAGTCCTACGACGACCAGGCGCTGCCCGCCTCCGGCCAGCAGAACGCGATCAAGCTGGTCGCCAACAAGGACGTCCTCGGCGTCGTCGGCCCGCTGAACTCGGGCGTCGCCCAGTCGATGCAGGGTGACTTCGCCAAGGCCAACCTGGCGCAGATCTCGCCCGCCAACACCAACCCGGCCCTGTCCCAGGGCGACAACTGGGGCTCCGGCGACAAGAAGCGTCCGTTCAAGACCTACTTCCGTACCGCCACCACGGACGTCATCCAGGGCAAGTTCGCCGCCCAGTACCTGTTCAACGAGGCGAAGAAGAAGAAGGTCTTCGTCGTCGACGACAAGCAGACCTACGGTGCCGGCCTCGCGGCGATCTTCGCGGACGAGTTCAAGAAGCTCGGCGGCACCGTGGTGGGCACCGACAAGGTCACGGTCAAGGAGACGGACTTCTCCCCCGCGGCCGACAAGATCAAGGCCTCGGGCGCCGACTCGGTCTTCTTCGGCGGTCAGTACCCCGAGGGCGGTCTGCTGGCCGACCAGATCAAGAAGGCCGGCGCCAATGTGCCGACCATGGGCGGCGACGCGCTCTACGACCCGGCGTACATCAAGGCCTCCGGCCAGTCGAACGACGGCGACCTGGCCACCTCCGTCGGCTACCCGATCGAAATGCTGCCGACCGCGAAGAAGTTCATCGACGACTACAAGGCGGGCGGCTACAAGGACCCGTACGCGGCCTACGGCGGCTACTCCTACGACGCCGCCTGGGCCATCATCCAGGCAGTGAAGGCAGTCGTCGCGGAGAACGACGGCAAGGTCCCGAGCGACGCCCGCGCCAAGGTGACCGAGGCGCTCTCCAAGGTCTCCTTCGACGGAGTGACCGGCAAGGTCTCCTTCGACGAGTTCGGTGACACCACGAACAAGCAGCTCACCGTGTACCGGGTGGAGAAGGGCGAGTGGAAGTCCATCAAGAACGCCACTCTCCAGGACTGA
- a CDS encoding branched-chain amino acid ABC transporter permease gives MNELPQQLANGLALGALYGLIAIGYTMVYGIVQLINFAHGEIFMIGGFGALTAYLILPDGSSLIVAIPVMIIGGAITAVAVATAAERFAYRPLRGAPRLAPLITAIGLSIALQQIVWAWYPDAKKARSFPEFAGKSFEITENLHLQRADLFVLVLAPLCMLALGLFVSKSRSGRAMQATAQDPDTAKLMGINTDRIIVMAFAIGAGFAAIAAVAYGLDKGQIQFEMGFILGLKAFTAAVLGGIGNIYGAMVGGIVLGVAEALSIAYVAEIPGMQQLGGGAWANVWAFVLLILVLLVRPQGLLGERVADRA, from the coding sequence GTGAACGAACTGCCGCAACAGCTGGCGAACGGCCTTGCCCTCGGTGCCCTCTACGGCCTCATAGCCATCGGGTACACCATGGTCTACGGCATCGTCCAGCTCATCAACTTCGCCCACGGCGAGATCTTTATGATCGGGGGCTTCGGCGCCCTCACCGCCTATCTGATCCTCCCCGACGGGAGTTCGCTGATCGTCGCGATCCCGGTGATGATCATCGGTGGAGCCATCACGGCGGTCGCCGTCGCGACCGCGGCGGAAAGGTTCGCCTATCGGCCTCTCCGAGGTGCCCCCAGGCTGGCCCCGCTGATCACCGCGATCGGCCTGTCCATCGCCCTCCAGCAGATCGTCTGGGCCTGGTACCCGGACGCCAAGAAGGCCCGCAGCTTCCCCGAGTTCGCGGGCAAGTCCTTCGAGATCACCGAGAATCTGCACCTCCAGCGGGCGGATCTCTTCGTGCTGGTCCTCGCCCCGCTCTGCATGCTCGCGCTCGGGCTGTTCGTCTCCAAGAGCCGCAGCGGCCGCGCCATGCAGGCCACCGCGCAGGACCCGGACACGGCCAAGCTGATGGGCATCAACACCGACCGCATCATCGTGATGGCCTTCGCCATCGGTGCGGGCTTCGCCGCGATCGCGGCCGTCGCCTACGGTCTGGACAAGGGCCAGATCCAGTTCGAGATGGGCTTCATCCTCGGGCTGAAGGCCTTCACGGCCGCTGTCCTCGGCGGTATCGGCAATATCTACGGGGCCATGGTCGGCGGGATCGTCCTCGGCGTCGCGGAGGCACTGTCCATCGCGTACGTCGCCGAGATCCCCGGGATGCAGCAGCTCGGCGGCGGCGCCTGGGCCAACGTCTGGGCCTTCGTCCTTCTCATCCTTGTGCTCCTCGTGCGGCCCCAGGGCCTGCTCGGTGAGCGCGTCGCGGATCGGGCGTGA
- a CDS encoding branched-chain amino acid ABC transporter permease gives MTTQTSPTAGSTAPADAESRARMLRTVVAAGGVATVISTLLAWTYTDEFPGDLTVYGYPGGLQILSLVAGLLVTVFALAGLGVKGLGWLVPAGSARALRMLALGAFGTTGYTIVAIAYKLGGLANLEPGGFVALVVSAVPLAAFALPDDTRQVTRPKELPSWAEILIIVGVFALGLYVITYGIDTEYAELFTGYLILVGFAMAGLNRSGLLARLSALTARYRQITVISAFAAAAAFPFTQNTDTYTLIAVNILIFATVALGLNIVVGLAGLLDLGYVAFLGVGAYTAALVSGSTASAFDIHFPFWAAVITGGVVSLVFGVIIGAPTLRLRGDYLAIVTLGFGEIFRIAMLNLDGDSGPDITNGPNGIPNIPDLEFFGFNFGEPHTVLGFELGSYANYYLLMLLVTVVVVMVFKRAEDSRMGRAWVAIREDETAATAMGINGFRVKLIAFALGAFLAGLAGTVQAHVQHTVVPEMYQFAGPVPPNSAFLLAAVILGGMGTVSGPLLGAALLYMIPAKLDFLADYQLLGFGIALILLMRFRPEGLIANRRAQLEYHEGDDDPSDQGGSGSGVGLSKAGA, from the coding sequence ATGACCACACAGACCTCCCCCACCGCCGGCTCCACCGCACCCGCGGACGCCGAGTCCCGCGCCCGGATGCTGCGCACGGTCGTGGCGGCCGGCGGTGTCGCCACCGTCATCAGCACCCTGCTCGCCTGGACCTACACCGACGAGTTCCCCGGCGATCTGACGGTCTACGGCTACCCCGGCGGCCTGCAGATCCTCAGCCTCGTCGCCGGCCTGCTGGTCACCGTGTTCGCGCTGGCCGGTCTGGGCGTCAAGGGCCTCGGCTGGCTGGTGCCCGCCGGTTCGGCCCGGGCCCTGCGCATGCTCGCCCTCGGCGCCTTCGGCACCACCGGTTACACCATCGTCGCCATCGCGTACAAACTCGGCGGACTGGCCAATCTGGAGCCGGGCGGCTTCGTGGCCCTGGTCGTCTCCGCCGTACCGCTGGCCGCCTTCGCGCTCCCCGACGACACCCGTCAGGTCACGCGCCCCAAGGAACTGCCCTCCTGGGCCGAGATCCTGATCATCGTGGGCGTCTTCGCGCTGGGCCTGTACGTGATCACGTACGGCATCGACACCGAGTACGCCGAGCTGTTCACCGGCTATCTGATCCTCGTCGGCTTCGCCATGGCCGGTCTGAACAGGTCCGGTCTGCTGGCCCGGCTGTCGGCCCTGACGGCCCGCTACCGCCAGATCACCGTGATCTCGGCGTTCGCCGCCGCGGCCGCGTTCCCCTTCACCCAGAACACCGACACGTACACCCTGATCGCGGTCAACATCCTGATCTTCGCGACGGTGGCCCTGGGTCTGAACATCGTCGTCGGTCTCGCCGGTCTGCTCGACCTGGGCTACGTCGCCTTCCTCGGCGTCGGCGCGTACACCGCGGCCCTGGTCTCCGGCTCCACGGCCTCGGCGTTCGACATCCACTTCCCGTTCTGGGCCGCCGTCATCACCGGCGGTGTGGTCTCGCTGGTCTTCGGCGTCATCATCGGTGCCCCCACCCTGCGGCTGCGCGGCGACTACCTCGCCATCGTGACCCTGGGCTTCGGCGAGATCTTCCGGATCGCCATGCTCAACCTCGACGGCGACTCCGGCCCCGACATCACCAACGGCCCCAACGGCATCCCGAACATCCCCGATCTGGAGTTCTTCGGGTTCAACTTCGGCGAGCCGCACACCGTCCTCGGCTTCGAGCTGGGCTCCTACGCCAACTACTACCTGCTGATGCTGCTGGTCACCGTGGTCGTGGTGATGGTGTTCAAGCGGGCCGAGGACTCCCGGATGGGCCGGGCCTGGGTCGCCATCCGCGAGGACGAGACCGCGGCGACGGCCATGGGCATCAACGGCTTCCGGGTCAAGCTGATCGCCTTCGCGCTCGGCGCCTTCCTCGCCGGTCTGGCCGGCACCGTCCAGGCCCATGTCCAGCACACCGTCGTCCCGGAGATGTACCAGTTCGCCGGGCCGGTCCCGCCGAACTCGGCCTTCCTGCTGGCCGCGGTGATCCTCGGCGGTATGGGCACGGTCAGCGGTCCGCTGCTGGGCGCCGCGCTGCTGTACATGATCCCGGCGAAGCTCGACTTCCTCGCCGACTACCAGCTCCTCGGCTTCGGCATCGCGCTGATCCTGCTGATGCGCTTCCGGCCGGAGGGCCTGATCGCCAACCGGCGGGCCCAGCTGGAGTACCACGAGGGCGATGACGACCCATCCGACCAGGGCGGCTCCGGCTCGGGTGTCGGCCTCAGCAAGGCGGGGGCGTGA
- a CDS encoding ABC transporter ATP-binding protein encodes MTTTTTTTAETVLDASGVTMRFGGLTAVRSVDLTVNSGEIVGLIGPNGAGKTTFFNCLTGLYVPTEGRVSYKGTVLPPKPHLVTQAGVARTFQNIRLFSNMTVLENVLVGRHTRTKEGLWSALLRGPGFKRAEAESRERAMELLEFTGLAAKADHLARNLPYGEQRKLEIARALASDPGLLLLDEPTAGMNPQETRAAEDLIFAIRDQGIAVLVIEHDMRFIFNLCDRVACLVQGEKLVEGSPEVVQGDDRVVAAYLGTPFEGAPGAEEVAEVEAAEAEAAASTPADAVSEGRESTTRTTGPEKETP; translated from the coding sequence ATGACGACCACCACCACGACCACGGCCGAGACCGTGCTGGACGCCAGCGGTGTCACCATGCGCTTCGGCGGACTGACCGCCGTGCGCTCGGTCGACCTCACCGTCAACTCGGGCGAGATCGTCGGACTGATCGGCCCCAACGGCGCCGGGAAGACGACCTTCTTCAACTGTCTGACGGGGCTGTACGTCCCCACCGAGGGACGGGTGAGCTACAAGGGCACCGTCCTGCCGCCCAAACCGCATCTGGTCACCCAGGCGGGAGTGGCCCGGACCTTCCAGAACATCCGGCTCTTCTCCAATATGACCGTCCTGGAGAACGTCCTCGTCGGCCGGCACACCCGGACCAAGGAGGGCCTGTGGTCCGCGCTGCTCCGCGGCCCCGGCTTCAAGCGGGCCGAGGCCGAGTCCCGCGAACGGGCCATGGAGCTGCTGGAGTTCACCGGTCTCGCGGCGAAGGCCGACCATCTGGCCCGTAACCTCCCCTACGGTGAGCAGCGCAAGCTGGAGATCGCCCGCGCGCTGGCGAGCGACCCCGGGCTGCTGCTGCTCGACGAGCCGACCGCGGGCATGAACCCGCAGGAGACCCGGGCGGCCGAGGATCTGATCTTCGCCATCCGGGACCAGGGCATCGCGGTGCTCGTGATCGAGCACGACATGCGGTTCATCTTCAACCTCTGCGACCGGGTGGCCTGTCTGGTCCAGGGCGAGAAGCTCGTGGAGGGTTCGCCGGAGGTCGTCCAGGGCGACGACCGGGTGGTCGCCGCCTATCTGGGGACGCCCTTCGAGGGCGCGCCCGGTGCCGAGGAGGTGGCCGAAGTGGAGGCGGCGGAGGCCGAGGCCGCCGCGAGCACCCCGGCCGACGCCGTATCCGAGGGCCGCGAGAGCACCACCCGTACCACCGGCCCGGAGAAGGAGACCCCGTGA